One segment of Caldanaerobius polysaccharolyticus DSM 13641 DNA contains the following:
- the fliM gene encoding flagellar motor switch protein FliM: MADVLSQSEIDELLNALNSGALDINETKNIQKERTLKVYDFKKPNKLSKEQLRTIGFLFENFSRSLSTFLSGYLRTNVYMETNTPEQITYYEFIAAASNLALFTIIDFSPLKGSIIMQIYNDTVFTMVDRILGGNGEGSDIDRDFSEIELALMRKLISRIVNILKDAWQVMVELKPSIERIETNAQFVQIVSHNDVVVVVPIKITIGNKEGFINFCIPYLVIEPIVAKLTTKSWFTRNNEITNHGAFEKIEKSIKKSYVDIKVILGKTHISVGEFLDLKIGDVIRLDNTVNDDIIVMIDGKPKFRARPGLYKKKLAVKVMGTVEGGEGDGQ, translated from the coding sequence ATGGCAGATGTACTGTCCCAGAGCGAAATCGATGAACTTCTTAACGCCTTGAATTCGGGGGCTCTAGATATAAACGAGACTAAAAACATACAGAAAGAGCGGACGCTAAAAGTTTACGATTTTAAAAAACCCAATAAATTGTCAAAGGAGCAGTTAAGGACTATAGGTTTTCTTTTTGAAAATTTCTCCAGGTCTCTATCAACTTTTTTGTCAGGTTACCTGCGTACCAATGTCTACATGGAGACCAATACCCCTGAACAAATAACCTACTACGAGTTCATAGCTGCTGCTTCCAATTTGGCTCTTTTTACGATTATTGACTTCTCACCTCTTAAGGGTTCTATCATAATGCAGATATACAACGATACGGTATTCACCATGGTGGACAGGATACTAGGGGGTAATGGTGAAGGGTCTGATATAGACAGGGATTTTTCAGAGATAGAGCTGGCGCTGATGCGCAAGTTAATCAGCCGTATCGTCAACATATTAAAAGATGCCTGGCAGGTGATGGTTGAATTAAAGCCAAGCATTGAGAGGATAGAGACCAATGCCCAGTTTGTCCAAATTGTATCGCACAATGACGTAGTCGTCGTAGTGCCCATAAAGATAACGATAGGCAATAAAGAGGGATTTATTAATTTTTGTATACCATACCTGGTTATAGAGCCTATCGTGGCAAAGTTAACCACTAAGTCGTGGTTTACAAGAAACAACGAAATCACAAACCATGGAGCTTTTGAAAAGATAGAAAAGAGCATAAAAAAATCTTATGTTGACATTAAGGTAATTTTGGGTAAAACTCATATTAGCGTAGGGGAGTTTCTGGATTTAAAAATAGGTGATGTTATAAGGTTGGATAACACCGTAAACGACGATATAATAGTAATGATAGACGGGAAGCCCAAATTTCGCGCAAGACCTGGTTTATACAAAAAAAAGCTTGCGGTAAAGGTGATGGGTACAGTCGAAGGAGGTGAAGGCGATGGACAATAA
- a CDS encoding flagellar basal body-associated FliL family protein yields the protein MKNGYLVVIIILLMLVAGGLAYFIYMQTMGSSTNVSVQPQTYFYTIDGDLITNLKDDNRYIKINVEFEINDKKVEEELKEKNAVIRNAIIAILRNQTSNQVAGSEGQDKIRQLILSKVNAILQRGKIINVYFDNFIVQ from the coding sequence ATGAAGAATGGATATCTGGTAGTAATAATTATTTTGTTGATGTTAGTAGCTGGTGGCCTTGCTTACTTTATATACATGCAAACCATGGGCAGCAGTACCAACGTCAGCGTTCAGCCTCAAACTTATTTCTACACTATTGACGGTGATCTCATAACAAACCTTAAGGATGATAACAGGTACATAAAGATAAATGTGGAATTTGAGATAAACGATAAAAAGGTTGAAGAAGAGCTGAAGGAGAAAAATGCTGTTATACGCAATGCCATTATAGCGATTTTGAGGAATCAAACATCCAATCAAGTGGCTGGGTCAGAAGGCCAGGATAAAATCAGACAATTGATACTCTCTAAGGTTAACGCCATATTGCAGAGAGGCAAGATCATCAACGTATATTTCGACAATTTTATAGTACAGTAG
- a CDS encoding OmpA family protein, which yields MRKKRRFEIDEGAPNDWLNTYADLMSLLLTFFVLLFSMSSVNANKFQTFIQSIGGGMGVKQISNLDLGSNQQSSNDQLRKIYNNLNKYISENQLKGSVKLVLNERGLIIRFVDGVLFDTGKADLKPESIMILDKISSVLKSCDYPIKVEGHTDDVPIYNSKYPSNWELSTDRAVTVLKHLVNKHGISPERLSAEGFGEYRPIVPNTSDSNRAKNRRVDIVILRNGS from the coding sequence ATGCGTAAGAAACGCAGGTTTGAAATAGATGAAGGTGCCCCCAACGATTGGCTCAATACCTATGCCGATTTAATGTCGCTCCTTTTGACTTTCTTTGTATTGCTTTTTTCCATGTCTTCTGTAAACGCAAACAAGTTTCAGACGTTTATCCAGTCGATTGGCGGTGGGATGGGTGTAAAGCAAATAAGTAATCTGGATTTAGGCTCAAATCAACAAAGTAGTAACGACCAATTGCGGAAGATTTACAACAATTTGAATAAGTACATAAGCGAAAACCAATTAAAAGGCAGTGTAAAATTGGTGTTAAATGAGAGAGGTCTCATTATAAGATTTGTAGATGGGGTACTTTTTGATACTGGAAAAGCTGATTTAAAACCCGAGTCTATAATGATATTAGACAAGATTTCATCTGTTTTGAAAAGTTGTGATTATCCTATAAAAGTGGAGGGACACACTGATGATGTTCCAATATACAACAGCAAATATCCTAGCAACTGGGAGCTCTCTACAGATAGGGCGGTAACTGTGTTGAAGCATCTGGTGAACAAACACGGGATTTCACCCGAGAGGTTATCTGCAGAGGGGTTTGGTGAGTATCGCCCCATTGTGCCTAATACCAGCGATAGCAATAGAGCCAAAAATAGAAGGGTAGACATAGTTATATTGAGAAATGGCTCATAG
- a CDS encoding motility protein A, whose translation MDIASLIGLIAGFVVVIWSIYLNGSIDTFIDIPSVLITIGGSICSTLLSCPMSNIARAFRSAKKVFFQKLIKPEELIDQIINLATTARREGLLALEDEASHIKDEFLKKGILLVVDGTDPKLVRDILETELTFMEERSKEEGGVFRTLATFAPAFGMIGTLIGLINMLKNLNDPSKIGPGMAVALITTFYGSILAYMLFIPIAKKIGIRSKEESLLREVMIEGILSIQAGENPRIIEEKLWAFFRYPEKFKKNEGIRKGLEGEINA comes from the coding sequence TTGGATATAGCTTCCTTAATAGGACTTATAGCCGGATTTGTAGTCGTAATATGGTCGATATATTTAAATGGCAGCATTGACACGTTTATTGATATTCCGTCGGTGTTGATAACTATAGGAGGGTCTATATGCAGTACCCTTCTCTCCTGTCCTATGTCCAATATTGCGCGGGCGTTTAGATCAGCTAAAAAGGTATTTTTTCAAAAACTCATAAAACCTGAGGAACTCATTGATCAAATAATAAATTTGGCTACGACGGCCAGGAGAGAAGGATTATTAGCTCTGGAGGATGAGGCTTCTCATATAAAAGATGAATTTTTAAAAAAGGGAATACTGCTGGTTGTAGATGGCACCGATCCTAAACTGGTGAGGGATATACTGGAGACAGAATTGACATTTATGGAGGAGAGGAGTAAAGAGGAAGGAGGGGTATTCAGAACTTTAGCTACATTTGCCCCAGCTTTTGGAATGATAGGTACCCTCATCGGTTTAATAAATATGCTTAAAAACCTCAACGATCCTTCGAAGATAGGGCCTGGTATGGCAGTGGCACTTATAACTACATTTTATGGTTCTATACTGGCTTATATGTTATTTATACCTATTGCAAAGAAGATAGGTATAAGGAGTAAAGAGGAATCGCTGTTAAGGGAAGTGATGATTGAGGGCATTTTGTCCATACAGGCAGGAGAAAATCCCAGGATTATAGAGGAAAAGTTGTGGGCCTTTTTCAGGTATCCTGAAAAATTCAAAAAAAATGAAGGTATCAGGAAAGGTTTAGAAGGTGAAATAAATGCGTAA
- a CDS encoding flagellar FlbD family protein, producing MIKVNRLNGKEFVVNADLIECVESTPDTVITLTTGNKYVVQQSIDEIIEKVKEYKRDVNGFFKAVN from the coding sequence TTGATAAAAGTAAACAGGTTGAATGGAAAAGAGTTTGTGGTCAACGCGGATCTCATAGAGTGTGTGGAGTCTACTCCAGATACGGTAATAACCCTTACCACTGGTAACAAATACGTGGTACAGCAGAGCATAGATGAGATAATAGAAAAGGTGAAAGAGTATAAAAGGGATGTAAATGGCTTTTTTAAGGCGGTGAATTAA
- a CDS encoding flagellar hook protein FlgE, with translation MMRSMYSAVSGLKAEQAAMDVIGNNVANVNTVGFKASRVTFKDVMSQLIKGASMPQDNMGGTNPQQIGLGVAIGSIDTLFSQGSSQRTDNPLDVMIDGNGFFTVGDLTGSKSYTRAGNFGVDSQGNLVTAGGLYVYGWRADSTGKVDTSGDLVPLNLYAQLSKGASATQNVKIGGNLNANLAVDDFMTYDEMIYDSLGRSHIINLKFTKTGVNAWDISVSSADSALTNITINTSSIAFDSNGKLTSPAADSNGRRIIQLSITDSDGANSPQTINLDITDLTQYAGVGMEKDTVKEVSKDGNPAGSMESFEIDQYGNVNVTYSNGQNVIIGQLAIANIPNPMGLEKAGDNLYKVTPNSGDPDYGTAGTGGRGVLNPGSLEMSNVDLAQEFTNMIVTQRGYQANARVITASDAMLQDLVNIVR, from the coding sequence ATGATGCGTTCAATGTATTCAGCAGTATCAGGCCTGAAGGCAGAGCAGGCGGCTATGGATGTGATAGGCAACAATGTAGCCAATGTGAACACCGTGGGCTTTAAAGCAAGCCGGGTTACATTTAAAGATGTGATGAGCCAGCTTATAAAAGGTGCATCTATGCCTCAGGACAATATGGGAGGTACCAATCCGCAGCAAATTGGCTTGGGAGTGGCCATAGGTTCTATTGACACCTTGTTTTCTCAAGGCAGTAGCCAAAGGACAGATAATCCCCTTGATGTAATGATAGATGGCAACGGCTTTTTTACGGTAGGTGATCTTACAGGAAGCAAAAGCTATACCAGAGCAGGCAATTTTGGCGTAGATAGCCAGGGCAACCTGGTCACGGCAGGCGGGCTTTACGTCTACGGCTGGCGGGCTGATAGCACCGGGAAAGTAGATACTTCAGGGGATTTGGTACCGCTTAATCTGTACGCCCAACTTTCCAAAGGGGCGTCTGCAACTCAAAATGTCAAAATCGGCGGGAATCTAAACGCAAACCTTGCTGTTGATGACTTCATGACATATGACGAGATGATATACGATTCACTGGGAAGGTCACATATAATTAACCTGAAATTTACTAAGACAGGCGTCAACGCATGGGATATCTCCGTTTCCTCCGCTGATTCGGCATTAACAAATATAACTATAAATACTTCTAGTATTGCCTTTGATTCCAACGGTAAATTGACAAGCCCTGCGGCGGATTCCAATGGCAGGAGGATTATACAACTGAGTATAACAGATAGCGATGGAGCAAACAGCCCGCAGACTATCAACCTGGACATAACGGATCTTACGCAATACGCAGGGGTGGGCATGGAAAAAGACACGGTTAAAGAAGTGAGCAAGGACGGCAATCCCGCAGGATCTATGGAGAGCTTTGAAATCGATCAGTACGGCAACGTAAATGTCACGTATTCCAATGGTCAAAATGTAATCATAGGCCAATTGGCTATTGCTAATATACCTAATCCCATGGGGCTGGAAAAGGCAGGAGATAATCTTTATAAAGTTACGCCTAACTCAGGAGATCCTGATTACGGAACAGCGGGTACGGGAGGTCGTGGTGTGTTAAACCCTGGATCGCTGGAGATGTCCAACGTAGACTTGGCCCAGGAATTTACCAATATGATTGTAACCCAGAGGGGTTATCAAGCTAATGCCAGGGTTATAACCGCATCAGACGCGATGCTACAGGATCTTGTGAATATAGTGCGCTGA
- a CDS encoding flagellar hook capping FlgD N-terminal domain-containing protein: protein MKIVDVSALTSGYSIEPDTSVQKNQVLGKYDFLKLLITQLSNQDPLQPVDDREFVAQMAQFSALEQMQNLNTSIDMLRATELIGKTVDTGTISGTVDSVSISNGTVYLLVGNGLIPISDVKSVK from the coding sequence GTGAAAATAGTGGATGTCAGCGCTTTAACCTCAGGTTATTCTATAGAACCTGATACGTCAGTTCAGAAAAACCAGGTATTGGGCAAATATGACTTCCTCAAGTTGCTCATAACACAGCTGAGCAACCAGGATCCTTTGCAACCTGTTGATGACAGAGAGTTTGTTGCGCAAATGGCCCAGTTCAGCGCGCTGGAGCAGATGCAAAATTTGAACACCAGCATTGATATGTTAAGGGCAACGGAGCTCATAGGGAAAACTGTAGATACAGGTACGATCAGTGGTACAGTAGACAGCGTGTCCATTTCCAATGGCACCGTATATTTGTTGGTAGGAAATGGTTTGATACCCATAAGCGATGTAAAGAGTGTAAAATAG